The Vibrio bathopelagicus genomic sequence ATAAATGGCTAACTGAACAGCAAAAAATTGAACGTAAAGAAGCGCAAGCATTAGCTCCGGCTAAAGACAGTGCAAATAGTGCGGCATCGAAGAAAGAACAAAAGCGTAAGGAAGCCGAGTTCAGAAAACTGACCGCACCTATTCGCAAACAATTGACTCAGTTTGAAAAGAAAATGGATAAGTTGACGCTTGATCTTGAAGAGGCTGAACAGCAATTATCTGACACTTCACTTTATGAAGCTGAAAATAAGGCTAGACTGAATAAAGTACTCGCTCTGCAAGCGAGCAGTAAATCACAGCTAGAAGAAGTTGAAATGGATTGGATGTCCACTCAAGAAGAGCTTGAGCAAATGGAACAGGAAATGGATAGCTTATGAGCCCAGAGCACGCCCCGATATCACTAACACTGGAACGACTATGGCAATTTAGCCTTCAGTATTACAGTGTGCGTGGTGTAAAGGATGCGTGCTTAGCTTTACAAAACCAGTTCCACGGCAACGTCAATCTACTGCTGCTTCTCAAATGGCTTGATGAGCAGCAATTGTCTTTTGCTGAAGAAGAGTGGCACAAAGTACAGCAGTGTTTAAGCCGCTCTGAAACTCTTCTTCATAGCTATCGAGAGCTGCGTAAGCATCTCAAACCTCAAGTCGTCGATTCTCTCTACCGCGAAGCACTCCAGTTTGAGCTGCAGCTAGAGAAGCAACAGCAATCTGATCTCGTCGACTGTATCAACTCTCTGCATCTCTCTGGCAATCAACAATCGCCACTCGCGTTTGAATATTGTCGGCTACTCGGCGCAGAAAACCTCTATGATGCTTTTTCTGAACCAGCCCCTCAGCCTTAACTCGTTACCTTTCCCTTTTATTCCATCAAGATCCAAGCTTAACCTCGATATTATTCAATCAGTTACTCATGGCGTGTTTTTTTAGCCCGTCTCTGTGAAACCCTTGCGCTTATGCCGAGAATCAACCAAGCTCAAATAAAAACGTGGGCGTTTCGCTAAAAGCTCAACACTTTATCAAAGCCCATAAAAGAAGCATGGACTGTTTTTATGACAATATTTACCGCTGCAGCTGGTTTATCAAATCCTCACCTACAAACCTTGGTGCCACGATTTATTAGAAAGCAGGCGTTGTTTGCTCCTCAATGGCAAACCTTAGAAACACCCGATGGTGACTTTCTCGACCTTGCATGGAGCGAATCCCCCGATGGTGGCAGGCCCAGTAGTGACAACTCGAGTAATGACCATCCAAGCAGTGACAACCCAAGCTCTGATAACCTAAGCTCTGACAAACTAAGCTCAAGCAAACTAAGCAATAAGCCCATCTTCATCCTATTCCATGGATTAGAGGGGAGCTTTGAGAGCCCATATGCCAATGGACTGATGAACGCGTTTGCTAAGGATGGTTGGTTGTCCGTGATGATGCACTTCAGAGGTTGTAGCGGAAAACCGAATCGCTTGGCTCGAGCTTACCACTCTGGAGAGGTCGAAGATGCTCGCTTCTTTTTGAGACACCTGCATTCAAGATTTCCCAATAACCCTAAGGTTGCGGTTGGCATCTCGCTGGGCGGCAACATGTTGGCTAATTATCTCGCCGACTACGCAGATGATCCGTTAATATCAGCGGCTACAATTGTCTCTGCGCCCTTTGACCTTGCTTGTTGCTCAAGTCGTATCGAACAAGGCTTTTCCAAACTCTACAAAAAGTACCTGCTCAATTCTTTGAAATCGAATGCGTTGAAGAAGCATAAGTTGCTACAAGAGAAGATTGGCATCTCAGCGGAAAGCATCAAGAAGATCGACAAGCTGTATGAGTTTGATGAACGAATCACTGCACCTCTGCACGGGTTCAAGAATGCACAAGACTATTACGCACAATGTTCAGCCTTGCCTAAATTGAATCGGATTAAACTGCCGACTCAGATCATTCATGCCAAAGACGATCCTTTCATGACCGATGATGTGATCCCAAAATTCGTTCTGCCCGATAACATCGATTATCGACTGTTTCAAAAAGGTGGGCATGTTGGGTTTATTACTGGCAGCACACTCAAGCCAAGGTTTTGGTTAGAAGAAGCGTTGCCTGCCTACTATGAAAGTATCCAAGATTCGGCATAATGACCGAGCCTTAGTAAATAGAAGTAAAAGTATTACTAAGCACACTCATTTCCACATCAACAAACATATCTATGAACATATCCATGAACATAAAAGAGAGAAGTATTTATGATCATCCCATGGCAAGACATTGCGCCAGAGACACTGGAAAACCTCATCAAAGAATTCGTGCTACGTGAAGGCACAGACTATGGTGACGTAGAGGTTTCACTGCAAAACAAGATTGACCAAGTGAAACATCAATTAGCCTCAGGAGAAGTCAGCATCGTGTTTTCTGAGCTCCATGAAACCGTTGATATTCAAGTCACAAAACGCTTCTAGGCTGCGCTCATAAAGGAGCCGTGTTATAGTGGTAAACGATTGCTAACAAGTAAGTTACTCAAAAGACAAGGGTTGTCATGTCCGCTAAACATCCAATTATTGCGGTGACGGGTTCATCTGGAGCCGGCACCACCACCACCTCAGAAGCCTTTCGTAAAATGTTCAATATGATGGACGTGAAGGCTGCTTGGGTTGAGGGGGATAGTTTCCATCGCTTCACTCGCCCAGAGATGGATGTCGAGATCCGTAAAGCGCGCGAGCAAGGTAAGCACATCAGCTACTTTGGTCCACAAGCTAACGATTTTGGCGCATTAGAAGAGTTCTTCCGTCAATACGGTAATGAAGGCACGGGCAAAGTCCGCAGCTATCTACATACCTTCGATGAAGCCGTTCCTTACAACCAAATGCCCGGCACTTTTACGCCATGGCAAGAGATCCCTGAAAACTCAGATGTGATGTTTTACGAAGGCCTTCATGGTGGCGTAGTCGATGGCGACATTAACGTCTCGCAACACGTCGACCTGCTGATCGGCATGGTACCTATCGTAAACCTAGAGTGGATCCAGAAATTCGTTCGTGACACACGCGATCGTGGGCACTCTCGCGAAGCGGTGATGGACTCTATTGTTCGCTCAATGGATGATTACCTTAACTACATTACCCCGCAGTTTTCGCGCACTCATATCAACTTTCAGCGTGTCCCAACCGTAGATACATCGAACCCACTGAACGCCAAAGGGATTCCTAGTTTAGACGAAAGCTTCGTTGTTATACGTTTGCGTGGTATCAAAAACGTCGATTTCCCTTACCTTTTGGCAATGATTGATGGCTCATTTATGTCACGTCATAACACGCTTGTGGTGCCAGGAGGTAAAATGAGTTTTGCTATGGAGCTCATTGTAAGGCCAATCCTACAACAACTAATCGAAACCGGAAAAATAGGTTAACAAAACGTCATTCTGGTTGATTACTTTTCATACCGTGATCATGTGCACAATTTTGCGTAAAAAATCGTAGCTTGGTCACGATTAAAATCAAGAAATAGTACCTGAAAAAGGATACTATTCTTAAACGAAACACAAGATAGCTTGCAGCACTCAACGAGTGCTCTTATCCTAACTGAGTCAATTCAGGCTTAGCTAAAATACGGAAAGCGGCAAGCATACCCTGCAGAGGAAGTGAGATATTATGGTTCTAGGTAAACCTCAAACCGATCCAACATTAGAGTGGTTCCTTTCACACTGTCATATTCATAAGTACCCTTCAAAAAGTACTTTGATTCATGCTGGTGAAAAGGCAGAAACCTTGTACTACATCGTTAAAGGTTCTGTGGCTGTTCTTATCAAAGACGAAGAAGGTAAGGAAATGATTCTTTCTTACCTAAACCAAGGCGACTTCATCGGTGAACTTGGACTTTTCGAAGAAGACCAAGAACGTACTGCGTGGGTTCGTGCTAAATCTCCTTGTGAAGTAGCTGAAATTTCTTTCAAGAAATTCCGTCAACTTATCCAAGTGAACCCAGATATCCTGATGCGCCTTTCAGCGCAAATGGCAAACCGTCTACAAGTAACTAGCCAAAAGGTTGGTGACTTAGCGTTCCTTGACGTAACCGGTCGTATCGCTCAAACGCTACTTAACCTAGCGAAACAGCCAGATGCAATGACTCACCCTGACGGCATGCAAATCAAGATCACTCGTCAAGAGATTGGCCAGATCGTTGGTTGTTCTCGTGAGACAGTAGGTCGTATCTTGAAGATGCTTGAAGAGCAGAACCTAATTTCTGCACACGGTAAGACTATCGTGGTATACGGCACTCGTTAATCTCGATTGACTGAGCCAAAAATTTGAAAGCCACCAAATGCGAATTTGGTGGCTTTTTTGTTTTCTAAAGATCAGATGCGGGAACCGATATTAGAGATCGGACTTCGCTCTTCTAAAGTATCTCGAAGCGAAGCTTACCCGCATCTCTAGGGCAAAGCCCATACTCGTATCTTTCTTTAACCGTTGGTGCTTTCAAAGATCTTGTCAGCCGATGCTGCGACAAATCCTGTATAAAGCTCACCATTAGCCATCGCATAACGCTTAGCGAACTCATAGAAGCCACCAGGAATCATCTCATTGCCTTCAACAAATGAAACTGGGACTTTGTCTGCCATTGTTGATGATTGCTCTAATAAGACCTCTGGAGAGCCTTTAACCTCACCACCAGACGCATTGATAGTGAAGCCTGATTCACTCAGATAATCATTCACTGCCTGCACTTCATCAAAAGTATCAAGTTGGTTCACACTCACCGTAAAGTGGTTTGCACCGTAGCCATGAGCTGCGAGCCAAGAAGCGTATTCACTCTCTTTTGCTAGTACTTGGAAATCCGCGAAACTCAGATCCCAAAGGCGACCACCAAACAAGAACTCATGACCTTGAAGCTTGCTTGCGTCTACTTGCTCAACCAACTTAGCAACGATCTGTTGTAAGTCATTTGAACACTCTTCTACCTTCAACTCACTAATGAACACTTTCGGTTGGTTTGGGTCTGGGTGCTCGTAGTGCTTAGCCACTAGCTTCTTGCTCTCAAACAAGTAATCGCCACACGCCTTGTAACCCAATTCAAGGAAAGGCTTGGCCAGTGTTTCAATACCTAGCGGTGCTACATTGAAAGTACGCAGTGCAATGTGATCATTAATCAGAGCTTCGTCTTCTTTCAGCAAGTGATGTACTTTCTCAGCCGATGGACAAAGCCTGTGAATGTAATCGTCCCATAGTGATTTAAAGAGTAGATCGGGCGTCATGGTGACTCCTTGTCAGAGGTTCTAGCAAGCTAGTAATTTGGATTAGAAAGGGAGAGGCTGGACATAGAGTCAGCAGCCATCAGCCTGTGACATACTTGTTCTATTATTATTTACCGCCCAATCGAGGTGTCGGACGTGGGTGAAAATAGGAAGCGATAACACTGCTTCCTTATTACACAATTAACCAATGAAGCTGTTATTCATGAACCTAGAGCTCATAAGCCTATGATTCATGAACTTATAGCTTAAGAGCTTAAACTAAAGCTCAATACCTGGGCTAAATGTCGCTGGCAGTTGAGTTTCACCACCTTCCATTGACGCCATTGGGTAAGCACAGTAATCAGCCGCATAGTAAGCACTTGGGCGTAGGTTACCTGAAGCACCCGGGCCACCAAATGGTGCATCACCACTTGCGCCTGTTAACTGGCGGTTACGGTTAACAATACCCGCACGGATATGGTCAACGAAGTATTCCCACTCTGAATCGTCTGTTGAAACTAGGCCTGCAGACAAACCAAAGCGTGTGTCATTAGCCAGTTCCACTGCTTGCTCTAGCGATTGGTAACGAACCACTTGCAGCAATGGGCCGAAGTACTCTTCATCTGGCAATTCAACAATGTTAGTTGCATCGATAATACCCGGAGAAACAAATGCCGCTTCGCCCGCTTTTGCTTCTACTAGGCTTACACCACCTAACGATTGCAGATTAGCTTGCGCGTCCAGAATGAACTTAGCCGCCGCCTCAGAGATTTGTGGACCCATGAAGGGTGCTGGCTCAGCGAATGGCTGATCGACACGAATCTTCAAGGTAGCCGAAACTAACTTATCAAGCAGTTGATCACCCTTATCTCCAACGGGAACATACAAGCGACGTGCACATGTACAACGTTGACCCGCACTGATGAAAGCCGATTGGATAATGGTATAAACCGTCGCGTCAGCATCACCAAATTGATCACTGATCACCATTGGATTGTTACCGCCCATCTCTAGCGCTAGCATCTTGCCCGGTTGACCAGCAAATTGACGGTGAAGGATATGACCAGTATTAGCACTACCTGTGAATAGTACGCCATCAAGGCCTTTAGCATCAGCCAGTGCGATGCCTGTCTCTTTGGCACCTTGTACTAGGTTAATCACGCCAGCAGGAAGGCCAGCTTCTTGCCATAGTTTCATCGCAAACTCACCCGTCCAAGGCGTCTGCTCTGACGGCTTAAATACCACGGTATTACCCGATAGCAGAGCTGGGACAATATGACCGTTAGGTAGGTGACCTGGGAAGTTATAAGGGCCAAATACCGCCATAACGCCTAATGGACGATGACGCAGTACGATTTGGTTGCCCGCCGCTTCACGCGAAGCCTCACCAGTACGTTCGTGGTAAGCACGAATAGAGATAGCGATTTTACCCGCCATTGCGCCCGCTTCAGTGCGAGTTTCCCAAATCGGTTTACCCGTCTCTTTTGCAATAATCTGTGCAATCTCTTCGCTGTTCTCTTTTACCTTCTCAGCAAAGTTCAACACGATCGCTTCACGCTCTGCAAAGCTCAGTTTTTTCCAAACTAAGAACGCGTCACGAGCCGCTGCTACTGCAGATTCAACCTGCGCTGGTGTTGCACTATCGCCTTGCCACACCACTTCATTGTTGTATGGGCTTACTGATGTCATGGCGTCGCCTTGACCTGCCACCCACTGCCCTGCTATCCACTGAGTCATACTTCTATCCTTAAAATCTTCGACAGATAATCGCCGCTCTTACTGAGCCAACATGCGAACGAATTCGCCTTCTTTTACTTCAAGAGCGCTTGCTACTTCAGATGATAAAATCACTGTGTCGCTTGCTTGGTCATACGCACCTTTCGCGGCTACTGCGCGGAAGTTCTCAAACGAGGTATTACCAATTAGGAAGTCTTTAGAGCTGGAGTGCTCTGCAATTTGAACCTGTGCTCGAATCGCATGACGCACTGATTCAATGTTTCTTAAATCACACTCAACCGTCGGGCCTGCATCAAAGATGTCGACATAACCACGGTTAGTAAAACCTTCACGTTCCAGCAACTTAAGTGCAGGACGTGTATTATCATGTACCTCTCCAATCACCGCCTGAGCCTCTTTGCTCAGTAGGTTCACGTAGATAGGCAGCTTCGGCATTAGGTCAGCAATGAAGCCTTTCTTACCAATACCAGTTAGGTAATCTGCAAGCGTGAAATCAATTGAGAAGAAGTGCTCTTGCAGCCATTGCCAGAAAGGAGAATTACCTTCCGCATCGGATACACCACGCATCTCAGCAAAAATCGTTTTAGAGAAACGCTCTGGGTGCTCAGACATGATCAGGAAGCGACACTTAGACATCAAACGACCATTCAATCCACCACGGAAAGCTGGGCGCAAGAACAGTGTGCAGATCTCACTGCATCCTGTGTAGTTATTGCCGAAAGTCAGTAGCTTCACGACGTTATTCACGCCAAGCTTTTGCGATGAGTGAACCACTTTGCTGATGTGGTAAGAGTAAAACGGAACATCCCAGCCAATTGAGGCTTCGATGCCTGTCGTACCGGCGACTTCTCCCGTTTCAGTGTCGAAGCCAACCATTAGGTAGCCTTCATCACCGGGTTCAGTCACGTCTTGTTTAGCAAAGCTGTATTCAGAATGAGTAATTCGGTTGGTTAACAGTTCTTCGTTAACCGGAAGAGATGTGAATCCGTGACCAGATTCAACCGCGCAGGTATGCAGCGCATCGTAATCAGATAATTTTATTGGGCGAACAACTAGCATCAATATTCCCTCCAGATGCAAAACAGGCCCAAAACCAGAAGCTTGGGCCTTTAGCATACGTCATGGGATCGCTCTAATGGCGATCATTCCTATGACGCCGCTCAGGCTAAACTAGCGTAGCGATTGCTTTGTCTAGTTTTGATAAACCTTCTTCAATTTCTTGTGTAGTGATAACCAGTGATGGCGTGAAACGAACCACGTTTGTGCCCGCAACCAGTACCATCAAGCCTTGCTCGCCTGCTGCTACTAATACATCACGAGCACGACCTTGCCATGCTTCATTAAGCGCAGCACCTAGCAATAGGCCTTTACCGCGAACTTCACTGAATATTTGGTATTTGTCGTTAATCTTAGCTAAACCATCACGGAACATTGCTTCACGCTCTTTCACGCCAGCCAAAGTTTCAGGCTGGCTAACCACGTCAACAACCGCTTCAGCAACGGCACATGCCAGTGGGTTACCACCGTAAGTAGAACCGTGCGTACCCACTTTTAGATGTGTCGCGAGTTTAGATGTTGTTAGCATTGCGCCGATAGGGAAACCACCACCTAGTGATTTCGCAGTGGTTAGGATGTCAGGTGTAACACCTAGGCCTTGGTAAGCGTAAAAGTTACCCGTACGGCCATTACCTGTTTGCACTTCATCAAAGATAAGCAATGCATTGTGTTTGTCGCACAATTCACGAACTGTGTTCACGAATTCAGATGTTGGAGAGATGATACCGCCCTCACCTTGCAGAGGTTCCATCATGATTGCACAAGTGCGATCAGAGATGTGCGCTTCTAGCGCTGCAATATCGTTATAAGGCAGGTGCGTAACATCACCTGGTTTAGGACCGAAGCCATCAGAGTAAGCCTCTTGTCCACCAACGGTTACGGTAAAGAAAGTACGACCGTGGAAACCTTGTTTGAATGCAATGATTTCAGATTTCTCAGGACCGTGAACATCCACCGCCCAACGACGAGCTAGCTTCAATGCTGCTTCGTTCGCTTCTGCACCTGAGTTGGCAAAGAATACTTTTTCTGCAAAACATACTTCTGTTAGCTTCTTCGCTAGACGCAATGCAGGTTCATTGGTCATTACATTACTTAAATGCCAAATCTTGTTTGCTTGCTCAGTAACTGCGTTAACCATTGCTGGGTGACAGTGACCCAAACAGCTCACAGCGATACCACCAGCAAAGTCGATATACTCTCGGCCTTGTTGGTCCCAAACGCGTGCGCCTTCCCCTTTTACTGGGATCATTTCCATTGGGTTATAACAAGGCACCATCACCTCATTAAACAGACTACGTTCTACTTTTTTTTCCACTGTCATCGTACATTCCTTTTCGATACCGCAAGCTTCGCAAATAAGCGTACTGGTTCATAAGTGAGACAAAGATATTTTCTCTCGCCATAATCCCGCTGCAGCATTATATTTACATTTAATTAACGCTTTCAATAGTAGATTATTCTTTAGCCATCCCTAACAACCAGCTAAACGTCACTACCTATGACTATTTATGCATCAATTAATCTGTTTTATGAAGCTTTTTTTACTTAAACGCATAACCAGTAACAGCAAAGCCTTACTGGCATTGCTGTATATAGGGTTCGAGACGAAATAAGGCGAATAATTTTGCATAGGCTAAAAACTTAGCCTGAAGAGAGAGAAATGTTATAAAAAGTGATCGGCGTCAGAGGAGTAAGAGACGCGTAGCGCCCGAATTTAAACGCTTAACGAATAGGCTAACAGGTTTAACTGGCTTATTTAGACGCAGAAAGAGTCAAATTTAAACACTCAACGCGCTAAGAAGTTAGCGAGAAGCTGGTGTCCTTGCTCTGTTTTAATCGACTCAGGGTGAAATTGTACGGCATCAATCGGCAAGGTTTTGTGTTGATAACCCATGATCTCATCCATGCTGCCATCTTCAAATTCTGTCCAAGACGTCAGTTCAAAGCAGTCAGGTAACGTGCCATTTTTCACCACTAGAGAATGGTAACGTGTCACGGTTAAAGGGTTATTAAGCCCTTGAAAAACGCTCTTGCCATTGTGGCGTATTGGAGAGGTTTTACCGTGCATCACTTGTCTGGCTCGCACCACTTCACCACCAAAGACTTGAGCAATGGCTTGATGACCAAGACACACACCTAAGATCGGCAGTTTACCAGCGAAGTGTTCAATGACTTGCAGAGAGACTCCCGCATCATCAGGCGTACAAGGGCCCGGCGAGATAACAAGGTGGCTAGGATTTAGCGATTCAATGCCCGCAATATCAATCTCATCGTTG encodes the following:
- a CDS encoding YheU family protein; protein product: MIIPWQDIAPETLENLIKEFVLREGTDYGDVEVSLQNKIDQVKHQLASGEVSIVFSELHETVDIQVTKRF
- a CDS encoding phosphoribulokinase; protein product: MSAKHPIIAVTGSSGAGTTTTSEAFRKMFNMMDVKAAWVEGDSFHRFTRPEMDVEIRKAREQGKHISYFGPQANDFGALEEFFRQYGNEGTGKVRSYLHTFDEAVPYNQMPGTFTPWQEIPENSDVMFYEGLHGGVVDGDINVSQHVDLLIGMVPIVNLEWIQKFVRDTRDRGHSREAVMDSIVRSMDDYLNYITPQFSRTHINFQRVPTVDTSNPLNAKGIPSLDESFVVIRLRGIKNVDFPYLLAMIDGSFMSRHNTLVVPGGKMSFAMELIVRPILQQLIETGKIG
- the crp gene encoding cAMP-activated global transcriptional regulator CRP → MVLGKPQTDPTLEWFLSHCHIHKYPSKSTLIHAGEKAETLYYIVKGSVAVLIKDEEGKEMILSYLNQGDFIGELGLFEEDQERTAWVRAKSPCEVAEISFKKFRQLIQVNPDILMRLSAQMANRLQVTSQKVGDLAFLDVTGRIAQTLLNLAKQPDAMTHPDGMQIKITRQEIGQIVGCSRETVGRILKMLEEQNLISAHGKTIVVYGTR
- the astA gene encoding arginine N-succinyltransferase, yielding MLVVRPIKLSDYDALHTCAVESGHGFTSLPVNEELLTNRITHSEYSFAKQDVTEPGDEGYLMVGFDTETGEVAGTTGIEASIGWDVPFYSYHISKVVHSSQKLGVNNVVKLLTFGNNYTGCSEICTLFLRPAFRGGLNGRLMSKCRFLIMSEHPERFSKTIFAEMRGVSDAEGNSPFWQWLQEHFFSIDFTLADYLTGIGKKGFIADLMPKLPIYVNLLSKEAQAVIGEVHDNTRPALKLLEREGFTNRGYVDIFDAGPTVECDLRNIESVRHAIRAQVQIAEHSSSKDFLIGNTSFENFRAVAAKGAYDQASDTVILSSEVASALEVKEGEFVRMLAQ
- a CDS encoding TIGR02444 family protein — encoded protein: MSPEHAPISLTLERLWQFSLQYYSVRGVKDACLALQNQFHGNVNLLLLLKWLDEQQLSFAEEEWHKVQQCLSRSETLLHSYRELRKHLKPQVVDSLYREALQFELQLEKQQQSDLVDCINSLHLSGNQQSPLAFEYCRLLGAENLYDAFSEPAPQP
- the astD gene encoding succinylglutamate-semialdehyde dehydrogenase, with product MTQWIAGQWVAGQGDAMTSVSPYNNEVVWQGDSATPAQVESAVAAARDAFLVWKKLSFAEREAIVLNFAEKVKENSEEIAQIIAKETGKPIWETRTEAGAMAGKIAISIRAYHERTGEASREAAGNQIVLRHRPLGVMAVFGPYNFPGHLPNGHIVPALLSGNTVVFKPSEQTPWTGEFAMKLWQEAGLPAGVINLVQGAKETGIALADAKGLDGVLFTGSANTGHILHRQFAGQPGKMLALEMGGNNPMVISDQFGDADATVYTIIQSAFISAGQRCTCARRLYVPVGDKGDQLLDKLVSATLKIRVDQPFAEPAPFMGPQISEAAAKFILDAQANLQSLGGVSLVEAKAGEAAFVSPGIIDATNIVELPDEEYFGPLLQVVRYQSLEQAVELANDTRFGLSAGLVSTDDSEWEYFVDHIRAGIVNRNRQLTGASGDAPFGGPGASGNLRPSAYYAADYCAYPMASMEGGETQLPATFSPGIEL
- a CDS encoding aminodeoxychorismate/anthranilate synthase component II gives rise to the protein MLLIIDNYDSFTYNLYQYFCELGVTVKVVRNDEIDIAGIESLNPSHLVISPGPCTPDDAGVSLQVIEHFAGKLPILGVCLGHQAIAQVFGGEVVRARQVMHGKTSPIRHNGKSVFQGLNNPLTVTRYHSLVVKNGTLPDCFELTSWTEFEDGSMDEIMGYQHKTLPIDAVQFHPESIKTEQGHQLLANFLAR
- a CDS encoding hydrolase, with translation MTIFTAAAGLSNPHLQTLVPRFIRKQALFAPQWQTLETPDGDFLDLAWSESPDGGRPSSDNSSNDHPSSDNPSSDNLSSDKLSSSKLSNKPIFILFHGLEGSFESPYANGLMNAFAKDGWLSVMMHFRGCSGKPNRLARAYHSGEVEDARFFLRHLHSRFPNNPKVAVGISLGGNMLANYLADYADDPLISAATIVSAPFDLACCSSRIEQGFSKLYKKYLLNSLKSNALKKHKLLQEKIGISAESIKKIDKLYEFDERITAPLHGFKNAQDYYAQCSALPKLNRIKLPTQIIHAKDDPFMTDDVIPKFVLPDNIDYRLFQKGGHVGFITGSTLKPRFWLEEALPAYYESIQDSA
- a CDS encoding DUF1338 domain-containing protein, encoding MTPDLLFKSLWDDYIHRLCPSAEKVHHLLKEDEALINDHIALRTFNVAPLGIETLAKPFLELGYKACGDYLFESKKLVAKHYEHPDPNQPKVFISELKVEECSNDLQQIVAKLVEQVDASKLQGHEFLFGGRLWDLSFADFQVLAKESEYASWLAAHGYGANHFTVSVNQLDTFDEVQAVNDYLSESGFTINASGGEVKGSPEVLLEQSSTMADKVPVSFVEGNEMIPGGFYEFAKRYAMANGELYTGFVAASADKIFESTNG
- a CDS encoding aspartate aminotransferase family protein, translating into MTVEKKVERSLFNEVMVPCYNPMEMIPVKGEGARVWDQQGREYIDFAGGIAVSCLGHCHPAMVNAVTEQANKIWHLSNVMTNEPALRLAKKLTEVCFAEKVFFANSGAEANEAALKLARRWAVDVHGPEKSEIIAFKQGFHGRTFFTVTVGGQEAYSDGFGPKPGDVTHLPYNDIAALEAHISDRTCAIMMEPLQGEGGIISPTSEFVNTVRELCDKHNALLIFDEVQTGNGRTGNFYAYQGLGVTPDILTTAKSLGGGFPIGAMLTTSKLATHLKVGTHGSTYGGNPLACAVAEAVVDVVSQPETLAGVKEREAMFRDGLAKINDKYQIFSEVRGKGLLLGAALNEAWQGRARDVLVAAGEQGLMVLVAGTNVVRFTPSLVITTQEIEEGLSKLDKAIATLV